TTCAGCCTGGCGCGCGCCAATCTCGAACTCCAGCTGGATGGCGTCCTTTTTTGCCGCCTTGAGAGGCGCGCAGGCCGCATCGTCATCACCGCCCGGGCGATGGAATTCCCCTCGGGCGTACTGGCTGCGGAAAACGAGCAGCCCCTGCCGGCCGATACCGTGACGGTGGAGTCGCCATTGCTGACGTCCCTGATTCAGCGATTCGCCGTACGGGATTCCCTGACAGGCCATCCCTTTGGCGCTGGCGAGCAGGGATTGGTGCTGTTGACCGGCGATCTGACGCAGGAGGAGTACCGTTCGGCCTGCCAGCAGTTTTTTGCGGCCCTGCAATTCGATGAGAGCCAGCAGCCGCTGCGTGTGAAAATTCTCTCCAGGGAGAAGCTGCTGCCGCAGGCGCAGGAGATTTGCGGTGTGGCCCGCGACCTGAAGGCCGCCACCCAGGCCGCTTGGCTCTTCGATCTGCGTCCAGCGCCGGATGGCGCCCGGGTCCGCTTCGCCCAGGCCCTCACGGCACCGCCGCAGAAACCGGTCATGGAATGGACCCTGCCCGTATTTCCCCAGGTCGATGAACTCGCTTGTGTCGAGCTGCCGGCCGATTCAACAGCGGCCCACGAGATCAACGCTGCGCTCCTCGAAGCGCCACCGGATCCCCTGGCCGTGGTGACACAGGAGGCCTGGAATGCAACTCCTGCCCTTGCCTTCCGCGCGGCCTTACGGCTGCACCAGGGACTGGCAGGCACCGGAACCAGCCCGTCCCCGGCCCGGATGGCCGCGGGTGAGACGCTCTACAGGCTCGCTGCCGATGGAGCGGCGAGCAAGCCGCTGGAGGCCTGGTCCGCTCTCTATCTCGGAACTTTGCTGGCGCAGGAGAACAAGAGCGCGGAAGCCATCACTGCGCTGCAGGAGGCCGAGGCCCTCTTCGGCCCCATGGCCGATCCCTCCGGGCTGATTCTGAGCCGGCGCGAGCTGGCTGCGGTTTACACAGGGCAGCAGGCCTGGCAGCAGGCGCGGCAAACCCTCAACCGTCTGCTGAACATTCCGCCGGACAGTTTGACCCAGGCTCTGACCTGGCAAAAGGTCGCCCAACTCTACGAAAAGGAGGGACGGACCAACGAGTCGGTTCAGGCCTATCACCGTACCGCCAAAATCAATCTTGCCATCAAACGGCCCTATGAGGCTGCGATGGTCTATCAGCGCCTGGGTCAGATCATGCGCGAAACTGGGGATCTGGACCGCTCCGTCGCCTATCTGGACACTTTCCTGACGCAATCGCAGTCGCTCGCCAGCGAGCCCGCCCTGGCGCGTGCCTATTTCCAGATGGGGCTGACCCGGCTGGCGCGCAACGAACGCGAAATCGCGCTCTCCAATTTTCTCAAGGCCGGCGATTACCTCGAAATGCTTGGCGATCACAGCGGCCAAGCCAGGGCGGACCTCAACATTGGCGCTATCTACTGGCAACTCGGCGATACCCTCAAGGCGCGGCAGCGCTACTTCTCGGCCATCAACCAAGCCACAGCCGAGGGGGATTCGGTGATGGTGCTGATGAGCGCGGTCAATCTTGCCGACATTCATCTGACCCAGAAGAACTACAGCCAGGCCCAGACTTTTTTTGACCGTGCCCTCGCCATCGCCCAGCAGGCCAGGGACGCCCGCGAGCAGGCCAAGATTACCTACGCCAAGGGTCTCGCTTATCTCAAGGAGGGTCGGCTGCGGGCGGGGTATGCCCGGATCAAGGAGGCGATGGCCCTCGGCGGCGGCTCGGTCAACGGCGATGCCGCAAAGGAACAGGCCTTTCTGGACAAACTCTCCCTGCTGATCGGCGACATCGAAACCCTGCGCGGCGCCCCGCCGCCGCGTTACTGAGAGCGACCTGTCCGGGTGGCCGCTCGCCGCAACATCCCCGAGGCCGTCCGTGCTCTCACCGCGCGGGTCGATCGGGCCGTGCGCGAGTACCGGATGCTCCAGCCAGGCGACCGGCTCCTGGTTGCGGTCTCCGGCGGTGCGGACTCCATGGCTTTGCTTCAAATCCTTTCCAGCCGCATCACCCTCTATGCCGCCGGCTCGAGCCTGCGCGCGGTCTATGTTGATCTGGGATTCGGCGCCGCCGCCGAGGCGCGCTGCCAAACCATGCGCGACTATTGGCATAGTCTCGGGGTGAGCGGCCGCATCCTGCAT
This window of the bacterium genome carries:
- a CDS encoding tetratricopeptide repeat protein, which encodes MRKHLSVLFLALLVSGGYFTAASAPPERLRLSLIPLANPAVEPAAVDRFNRTMNAALAWLPRQTGVELVPADTLAALLDGAIKPDFPELYEPFSLARANLELQLDGVLFCRLERRAGRIVITARAMEFPSGVLAAENEQPLPADTVTVESPLLTSLIQRFAVRDSLTGHPFGAGEQGLVLLTGDLTQEEYRSACQQFFAALQFDESQQPLRVKILSREKLLPQAQEICGVARDLKAATQAAWLFDLRPAPDGARVRFAQALTAPPQKPVMEWTLPVFPQVDELACVELPADSTAAHEINAALLEAPPDPLAVVTQEAWNATPALAFRAALRLHQGLAGTGTSPSPARMAAGETLYRLAADGAASKPLEAWSALYLGTLLAQENKSAEAITALQEAEALFGPMADPSGLILSRRELAAVYTGQQAWQQARQTLNRLLNIPPDSLTQALTWQKVAQLYEKEGRTNESVQAYHRTAKINLAIKRPYEAAMVYQRLGQIMRETGDLDRSVAYLDTFLTQSQSLASEPALARAYFQMGLTRLARNEREIALSNFLKAGDYLEMLGDHSGQARADLNIGAIYWQLGDTLKARQRYFSAINQATAEGDSVMVLMSAVNLADIHLTQKNYSQAQTFFDRALAIAQQARDAREQAKITYAKGLAYLKEGRLRAGYARIKEAMALGGGSVNGDAAKEQAFLDKLSLLIGDIETLRGAPPPRY